Within the Cololabis saira isolate AMF1-May2022 chromosome 22, fColSai1.1, whole genome shotgun sequence genome, the region ccttgccttgaactCTGGGAACCATATATGAACATTATGACAGATGAAAGTGCAAGATTTACCTGAAAATAACTTGTAAATATTGTGGAAAATATcatctttttatacatttattttttatttatttatttctgtttaatttatttattttatttttcctctctgATTGGTTAATTaaatataattatttatatttcaattgaaaatggtGCAAGCTAAGTGTATGTGTGTCTATGTAATGTATGCATAAATGTTGTACGCACTTTAAAGTACAGAGGACCATCCCTATGGAACAATTTACCTACATCACTACAATCAATATCTTCACtggctttgttcaaaaaacacttgaaaaaagCATTCTTTAGATCAGAAACACTTCTGGAGTTGTTAAATTGTACttcttttcatgcaattatcctacatcttcatcatttttcctatctttcaataattcagtattgtttttctttttcatgctaaattgtctttttctgttttatattatgCATTTTTTATATTGTGTTTTGTGTATTGTGgttttgctttaacatttaaagaactttcttattgtttcatctttgtagtgttcattatttgatctgagttacattttcttttgtgtcttttgttttttttactcccccttttgtagcttttgttgtgttttttattcatatatggaaaggattctatataagccaccaggcttcttcctttccttgcatattatttcattgttttttcatttttttgttcaatttgtcttatattgctaaataaataaacaaaaaaactaaactttgaagtcagctgctactactgctgctgttactgccgttgttattgttgttatgtttgttttgtaaaggCTTCTACCGCTCCTGCACAATGCTTAATTTGAcaattgtttttactgtttatacaggttctgttttatgtgcaaataaactaaactaagtttgaaaaactaaaaaacgacAATAAACATAttgtcaaaaaaaaacactcttaaggccgatttatggtcccgcgttagaccaacgcagaccctacggcgtagggtacgcggcgacgcgccacGTACGGCGTAAGGTTTCTGCGTCGatctaacgcagaaccataaatcaggctttactgaTGTGAAGTAGGGGTGCATGGGCCGGGTCCCCGGAGCAGCTCCCCACCTGGCCGCCTGCATGAGCGGCGTCCAGCCGTAGTGGTTGCGGCTGTCCACCGAGGCGCCCTTCCGCAGCAGGAAGCGCACCAGGCTGTCGTGGCCGCTGGCGGCGGAGAACTGCAGGGCGGTGTTGCCCTCCTCGTCCGTGCCGTCCACCGGCACCAGCGGGGCCGGCGGGGCCGGCAGAGGAGCCGCCTCGGCCGGGCTGTCCAGCCGGCTCTCCAGCCGGCTCTGGCGGCCGCAGTCCCGCGGGGCCCCGGGCTCCAGGACCCCCCGGGCCGCCTCGTAGTCTCCCTCATCGCAGGcgcggagcagcagcagcgagtTGGCGGGGACCCCGAAGTTCATTCTTCACCGGGAGGAGCAGCAAAGCGGCTCCATTCCGCTCCGGATCCGCTCCCCGACCAAAACCTCTGCTCTGTCACCGGGGCTGAGTTTGTAAATCATGGCAATAAAGTCAGTACACCTCACTCTCGCCGCCGGCCTGGTCGGGTTATTATCTCCAAACGTCACATAGAGCCAGGAATGTGGTTTCCAGATCAACATTCAGTTCCTTAAATCCACCAAACTTTCTGTACCGTTACAGTCCGGGACAGCCGGGGTTGCCAGATCTCGCGAGAAAAACAAGCGCCCGAGACCAAACAACCCAAAATCTGATGAAATGCAGCCTGACAGCATTTAATCAgtggtgggtagtaacgagttacattcagtactggagttgaggggggatgagaggggatggcatcccccctgaaataaaaaaggtccaaatcatccccccagtaaaactgccatcccttatgtcatttcatcaatgaatgtggttttactactatttcaacatttaaagtcaccaccagaaaaataacaccagaaaaataacttatttgacaattttcacctgtttcaagtaaattttcacttgaaataacaagtaggaaaatctgccagtggtgcttattacaagcaaaaaaaattgttccactggcagatttttctacttatttcaagtgaaaatctacttgaaacaggtgaaaattgttgttttttccagtgatgagtcttgttttaagtgtaatgagatttttttactaaaatgagacattttaattagaaataagacaaattgttaagattttgagtttttgcagtgatccattgtacttatcctgtgaaggacagagtcatattgataagttcagaaaactgttttttattgttgtgttttgatgtatttgatgtaagcccagtggatatttaaagcttacagaaggctgcatttaactgctgctatgtcattcctgcagtatttctgcaggtgttttggtcactgctattatttgtaatatattatattatttgtaatcagtacaaattatctgtccccatatgataaaatccaccatcccccctgattttttattttttttacaactcgagtactggttacatttactccattacatttacttgagtaagttttgggaaatgttgtacttttaggagtagttttgaatcactatactttttacttttacttgagtagatttgtgaagaagaaactccgcactcttactccgctacattaggctacgttgagctgttacttttcttttatcccttttatccgcgtaatctcatgacatcactgggtgattctttgggaaaaatgtttgtttttgcatgttttgtcacatttacacagactcaaacacacacagtttatatgggttcatgggcttgttctagttctgcctggttaaaaaagaaaagtacaaaggcttgaaattttgtgctacttgtgcttaatttatttttttatttattttattatttattgaagtacttgaatttactttaatattattttaattgaagctatttttaattttttattaatttattttattgatttaatttgcctgaagatgattatattgtaattttgtctgtttgaatggttgtgttaaaaaaataaatcagacgttactcaacagttactcagtacttgagtagttttttcaccaagtacttttttacttttactcaagtaattatttgattagactactttttacttctacttgagtcatattattctgaagtaacagtacttttacttgagtacaatttttggctactctacccacctctgcatttAATACATATCCAGTACTGCTCCAATAATACATACTGACTCTAACCTGGATGCATCCTCGTTAAATAAACTGCATGTAATGGGTTTTTTACATATTGATAGACCCAATCTCATATTTGTTGTTATGCCAATATACAGTAATCCAAAGCAGCAATATCTTTCATTATATATCACAAACCTTTTGCAATATCTTTCATTGTATatcacacattttttgcaatATCTTTCATTATATATCacaaactttttacaatatCTTTCATTGTATGGTACAGATGTAAAGTTTGGACACATTCCCCATttttttgaatgagaaggtgtgtccaaacattcggtctgtactgtatattacaaacgTTTTGCAATATCTCCCATTATAAACTAATAGAAGATGCTGTAACACAGGGatagggaaccctggtcctggagagccgtagtcctgcatgttttggatatctccttgcatcaacacacctgattctaattaatgatcatCACCAGCTTCTCATTCAGgtctgcagggaaacatctaaaacatgcaggactgcagctctctaggaccagggttccctaccCCTGCTGTAACATGTAACTTTACATCTATTTTAGAAAGTAAACATTAGCAACCTATATGTTCATTAATGTATTCATCTATTTAATAAGAAACCAGAAGTGGTTCAACAATCACAAATCAGAATCTACTTTATTCGCCAAGTAGGTAGACACACATAAGGACTTAATTGAGGCAGTAGTTGTTTCTCGAGTTaatgaaatgtttttatatgtCATGAGGAAAAAAGTGGGTAACGGTGAAAAAACAATAAGGCATAGGGATGTCTCTTCAagtccactatcatctccacAGTTCAGCCCcggttttttcttttatttaatatcAATTATTATTTTCCCCAGTTGTCTCAATATATTTTATTGGTTTAAACCAAATTTGGCAAAATCTAAGAGTTAGAGTGATGTACTTTCTTTTAGACAGTGGCGCTCCACTGCCAGCCAGCTTCCTCACTCTGGACTGGTACTGAAATCTCTTCTTCAGTTTTCACTGCAGCAAAATTATCAGCAGTGAACCCTCGCAGGTAACAGGCCTGGGTAATGTCCAGTGATAAATCTGCATGTTTTCTCAACATGTGTCTGTGGTAATTCTTCTTAAGGAGATTGAAACCACAAAGGAGACACTTGAACGACTTTCCACACATTTCTGCTGCATCCTGCACCAGTGGTTGTGCTTGTGACGGTCCAGGTTGCATCGAAGGTACGGCAGGATGGGGGTCTGGCTCTGTGGACGCTAATGTCAGTTGATGGTGACATAACGGCAGATGCCTTTCCATGTCGAGTCTTCGAATGACTGTACGTGAACAGTAGGGGCAGTGGTAATGCCCTGCAGGGCGGCATGGTTGTACACATCTTTGCAAGATTTGATCTGAAACGAAAAATCAAAGAAGAAATTATATATTTCCCGTTTAATATGAACAAATTAAACTGTCTTGTTAtttgacataaaaaaacaactttgattTGACACACCTTTGAAGTTGAGATGACTAACTTTCTTTTTGAAAGTGGGGCTCCACTTTCCCCACGGTCTGCAGCCAGGTCCATCTTTCTGGATACGGACTGGTACAGAAATCCGGTTTCCAGTTTTTTGTGCAGCAAAAATATCATTTGTCTCATCAGCAGTGAACCCTTGCAGGTGCCAGGCCTGGGTAATGTCCTTTGACAAATCAGCATGTTTTCTCAACATGTGTCTGCGGTAATTCTTCCTAAGAAGATTGAAACCACAAAGGAGACACTTGAACGACTTTCCACACATTTCTGCCGCTTCCTGCACCAGAGGTTGTGAACATGAGAGCTCTTGTTGCATCGAAGGTACGGCAGGATGGAAGTCTGGCTCTTTCAAAGTTGTGGCATGATGGAGGTCTGGCTCTGTGGACACTGATGTCAGTTGATGGTGACATAACGCCAGATGCCTTTTCATGTCCAGTCTTCGAATAAGTGTACGTGAACAGTAGGGGCAGTGGTAATGCCCTGCAGCGCGGCATGATTGTACACATCTTTGCAAGATTTGACCTGAAACAAAAAagccaaacaatcataaaaaaggaaatgatATATTTCCCGTTCAATATGAACAAATGAAACTGTCTTCTTCggtaaaaaaaatacctttgaTTTGACACACCTTTGAAGTTGAGGTAAggaattttctttttgaaagtggGGCTCCACTTTCCCCACGGTCTGCAGCCAGGTCCATCTCTCTGGATACGGACTGGTACAGATATCCCGTTTCCAGTTTTTTGTGCAGCAAAAATATCATTTGTCTCATCAGCAGTGAATCCTTGCAGGTGCCAGGACTGAGTAAAGTCCTGTGACAAATCTGCATGTTTTCTCAACATGTGTCTGCGGTAATTCTTCCTAAGGAGATTGAAACCACAAAGGAGACACTTGAACGACTTTCCACACATTTCTGCCGCTTCCTGCACCAGAGGTTGTGAACATGAGAGGTCTTGTGATGGTCCAGGTTGCATCGATATGGCAGGATGGAGGTCTGGCTCTGTGGACACTGATGTCAGTTCATGGTGACATGACGCCAGATGCCTTTTCATGTCCAGTCTTCGAATAAGTGTACGCGAACAGTAGGGGCAGTGGTAATGCCCTGCAGCGCGGCATGATTGTACACATCTTTGCAAGATTTGATCTGAAACAAAAAAGCCAAACAATCATACAAAAAGGAAATGATATATTTCCCGTTCAATATGAACAAATGAAACTGTCTTCTTTGGTAAAAATACCTTTGATTTGACACACCTTTGAAGTTGAGATGATGAACTTTCTTTTGGACAGTGGCGCTCCACTTTCCCCACGGTCTGCAGCCAGGTCCATCTCTCTGGACAAAGACTGGGACTGAAATCCCTTCTTCAGTTTTCACTGCAGCAAAAATATCACTTGTCTCATCAGCTGGGACCCTTTTCAGGTGCCAGTCCTGGGTAAAGTCCTGTGACAAATCTGCATGTTTTCTCAACATGTGTCTATGGTAATTCTTCCTAAGGAGATTTAAACCACAAAGGAGACACTTGAACGACTTTCCacacatttctgctgcttccTGCACCAGAGGTTGTGAACATGAGGGGTCTTGTGATGGTCCAGGTTGCATCGAAGGTACGGCATGATGGAGGTCTGGCTCTGTGGACGCTAATGTCTTTTGATCGTGACAAGACGCCAGATGCCTTTCCATGTCCAGTCTCCGAATAAGTGTACGTGAACAGTAGGGGCAGTGGTAATGTCCTGCAGCACGGCATGATAGCCCGCATCTTTGCAAGATTTGatctgaaatgaaataaaaagccaaACAAGCATGTAAGAAAGCATATaagatagatatatatatatatatatatatatatatatatatatatatatatatatatatatatcccattGAACatgaacaattaaaaaaaacttggcATACATTACCTTTGAAATGTAGAGCGCGTTGCATCGTCTGAGCCAATCGTATCCCTGGAAATAAGTGAATTAATAAATGTGAAAATAGCGTCTTTATATGACTTAAATGATGCAAAGTGTGTTTCTAATTCCAGGCTTCGTCTGCATAACGTTTCTCGCCGAAAACGGACAGAAAAGTTAATCCCACGTAATAACATTACAGTTATACTCATGAATATAGAAATATATCGTGTGTATCATTTAATGCGCAGTATAAATTAGTATAGATGCGCGGTAAAAAAATAACCCAATCTTACGTTTTCAACAGCTGTATTCCGTGTTTACACATGTGCACTTTCAGCCGGAAGTTGCGGTGAAGTACTTCCGGTTGGTAAGCGGAGTCCGCTTCATTCTTCCATCCATATATTTTCTGTACGCGTTTAATCCACTTCAGGGTCGGGGGGGTCTGCTAAAGCCTATCCCACTACTTTCCCTCCTGTAATTATTTATTGAAATTTGAGTTTCACTGTGTCCATTGTCTTCAGCAGCCAGGTCCCTCTtactttctaaaaaaaaaaagacctaaccCCCATCAAGCATATTGCACTGAAATACAGCTTccgcttttcaaaataaaagttaaattgATGATATGTGTTTAAATGAGACACTGATTTTTGTTAAGCAGTGGTGGTTGTGTATTTATGGGTCAGGAGTGTTagcatttttaaatgtattttttgttttacatcaaatatcaccatagactgtaaaaaacaaacctgttttaaattttaaaaaatactgctgtgCTTAGGCAAGCATAGCTAGGAGCCTCCTAcggttttgttgttttggttgtttaTTACTGCAACAAAGAGTAGACATAGTTAttaatatacataaaaataagcaAACAGTAGCCAGGGAGGAATCTAAAATAGAAATATTAAACAACGAGCACAAGTCAATAGTTTTATCAGCCACATAAGCTTTGATGTATTGCCCAGTTTCCtttcaaaaatgtataaatgatGGTTTAAAGTGGCTAAATTTAGCCCTTATAAATATGATACTTAACTAAAATGATCAGCAAGTCTATTAACCACAACTTTCCTTTCTGTTGTTTGATTTTGAAGGAAACCAAACAGTGCACCTTTCCAGTTTTGGTTATAATGTACTGGGACATTTCCGTCCAGAATGTGACAGCTAAAGGCCTTGTTTCAGGTTCAGATCCACAAAGACCAGTAAACAATGTATTTCTTAAACTTCAACAGGTAGTGTTTGACGGGGTAGCTTATTTGAATCAGTTTATGGCAACTCCCTTATTTAATTTGTAAGGTGTCTGTATTGTTCCCCACACTGATCCAGTTCAGTTCACCATAAAGACCAGTCCAGTACTGAACAGCAAAATGCCTAGAAGTGATATTTGAATACAATAATTATCTAATATTGCAATTATTGTTTTTGGATGTGACAGAGAGACATATAACCCAACAAGATTAATATAATGTATAACTCTAAGCAGAGTTAGATTACCAGAGGGGATGGATAGCACTCCAacaataaagacattttttATCTTGAaattttcataaaataaatccTTATTAAGTCTCTTATGTCTCAAATGTTCGTATAACACTGTTACACTGTATAACACTGTTATATCTTTACCGTGATAACTCTAAGCAGAGTTAGATTACCAAAGGGGATGGATAGCACTCCAacaataaagacattttttATCTTGAaattttcataaaataaatccTTATTAAGTCTCTTATGTCTCAAATGTTCGTATAACACTGTTGTATCTTTACCGTGATGATTTCATGGGACCTTCGTGTAAAATGTGTAATTACAACCATCTGGTGGTGATAAAAGAGTACTACAAtacaatttcttctttttttttttctttcgttctttcaaTAACATCTTGATGATGTGACCAGGTGGGACATACGAATACTGGCGACATGCAAGTATGcctaatatataatgtattacatttatttatcataaccttcaatataaatataaagtcCTTGGTCGTCAGTTCTGGAAATATTCTCAGAATGAAGCGTGGCGCTCTGGCGCCCTCGTGTGGTGATCCGTGTGAACTACAGCAGTTGGAGGCTTGGCCGCTAGGGGTCAGTGTTGGTATCAGGGTCGTCTCGTCCCTGCAGAAGAAGAAGCGGCGCCTATATCGCGGAAGCGGCCCGAGCTCGTCCTTTTCCCGGAGCTCACCACGCTGTGCGCATCGTTCCTGGCTCACCGCTGTTCGCCTGCATCTTCCGAATAAGTCGGCCAGGAATCACGAAAATGGTGCGTCCTGTTCATATTTACCCGTAACTCACTTACTGGGCTCGTGTTATTGATAAATTGATATTTAATTTAAACACATTTCGACCTAAGCGACGTAGTCCACGCTACTAGAGTGGCTAAGTCGCCTTCCCGCCTTAGGAAATTAGCACATTTTACAACAATCGAACATTTATACT harbors:
- the LOC133423294 gene encoding uncharacterized protein LOC133423294 isoform X2, whose translation is MDLAADRGESGAPLSKRKFIISTSKVCQIKDQILQRCVQSCRAAGHYHCPYCSRTLIRRLDMKRHLASCHHELTSVSTEPDLHPAISMQPGPSQDLSCSQPLVQEAAEMCGKSFKCLLCGFNLLRKNYRRHMLRKHADLSQDFTQSWHLQGFTADETNDIFAAQKTGNGISVPVRIQRDGPGCRPWGKWSPTFKKKIPYLNFKGQILQRCVQSCRAAGHYHCPYCSRTLIRRLDMKRHLALCHHQLTSVSTEPDLHHATTLKEPDFHPAVPSMQQELSCSQPLVQEAAEMCGKSFKCLLCGFNLLRKNYRRHMLRKHADLSKDITQAWHLQGFTADETNDIFAAQKTGNRISVPVRIQKDGPGCRPWGKWSPTFKKKVSHLNFKDQILQRCVQPCRPAGHYHCPYCSRTVIRRLDMERHLPLCHHQLTLASTEPDPHPAVPSMQPGPSQAQPLVQDAAEMCGKSFKCLLCGFNLLKKNYHRHMLRKHADLSLDITQACYLRGFTADNFAAVKTEEEISVPVQSEEAGWQWSATV
- the LOC133423294 gene encoding uncharacterized protein LOC133423294 isoform X1 encodes the protein MQRALHFKDQILQRCGLSCRAAGHYHCPYCSRTLIRRLDMERHLASCHDQKTLASTEPDLHHAVPSMQPGPSQDPSCSQPLVQEAAEMCGKSFKCLLCGLNLLRKNYHRHMLRKHADLSQDFTQDWHLKRVPADETSDIFAAVKTEEGISVPVFVQRDGPGCRPWGKWSATVQKKVHHLNFKDQILQRCVQSCRAAGHYHCPYCSRTLIRRLDMKRHLASCHHELTSVSTEPDLHPAISMQPGPSQDLSCSQPLVQEAAEMCGKSFKCLLCGFNLLRKNYRRHMLRKHADLSQDFTQSWHLQGFTADETNDIFAAQKTGNGISVPVRIQRDGPGCRPWGKWSPTFKKKIPYLNFKGQILQRCVQSCRAAGHYHCPYCSRTLIRRLDMKRHLALCHHQLTSVSTEPDLHHATTLKEPDFHPAVPSMQQELSCSQPLVQEAAEMCGKSFKCLLCGFNLLRKNYRRHMLRKHADLSKDITQAWHLQGFTADETNDIFAAQKTGNRISVPVRIQKDGPGCRPWGKWSPTFKKKVSHLNFKDQILQRCVQPCRPAGHYHCPYCSRTVIRRLDMERHLPLCHHQLTLASTEPDPHPAVPSMQPGPSQAQPLVQDAAEMCGKSFKCLLCGFNLLKKNYHRHMLRKHADLSLDITQACYLRGFTADNFAAVKTEEEISVPVQSEEAGWQWSATV